In Colias croceus chromosome 26, ilColCroc2.1, one DNA window encodes the following:
- the LOC123703592 gene encoding uncharacterized protein LOC123703592 isoform X2 → MCGRGGARRVTDSPLASICKSRWINIRDMMRRKLRDRLRNPHQKSYNYKYEEELSFMLPYFREMSSNDYADYLEEASEAEIPVEVFGTEVFGRETEMKPVFRSKRDDTFEFQDLNPSDPLDVFLITIGSTLRKLTPCYLNQAKSKIFQIVQDYELQQIMEKDSQPNTSTDNR, encoded by the coding sequence CCAGCATATGCAAATCACGGTGGATCAACATTCGTGACATGATGCGTCGAAAGCTCCGGGACCGGCTCCGCAACCCGCACCAAAAGAGTTACAACTACAAATATGAGGAAGAACTATCCTTCATGCTGCCCTACTTCCGAGAAATGAGCTCCAACGACTACGCGGACTATTTGGAAGAAGCTAGCGAGGCAGAAATACCCGTAGAAGTTTTTGGGACAGAAGTTTTTGGACGGGAAACTGAAATGAAGCCAGTGTTCCGAAGTAAACGAGATGATACCTTCGAATTTCAGGATTTAAACCCGTCTGATCCTCTAGACGTGTTTCTCATCACTATAGGTTCAACTCTTAGAAAATTAACTCCGTGTTACTTGAATCAGGCTAAGAGCAAGATATTCCAAATTGTTCAGGATTATGAGCTCCAGCAAATCATGGAAAAGGACAGCCAGCCAAACACTAGCACGGATAATAGATAG
- the LOC123703587 gene encoding uncharacterized protein LOC123703587, with protein sequence MFPPPEKFDKKLIKLVRENPVLYDNNHVKYMDFNSREVAWQKIGDELKRPASDCKDRWINIRDVYRRILRQLTNNKGSRRKQYKYEKEMSFLRPFYRDIVHISEEDSDRGSDHMNDTCEGRDSCEDSDEPIKPKLEKTERRRKKKREVIDMQEQESSPVFADTSGPADFDSSDPVDAFLLSIGATLRTFSPYHLNVAKSKIFSIVQEHDLQQIVQKQRSDTSHGHDIKLSSSDIFMQ encoded by the exons ATGTTCCCGCCGCCCGAAAAATTTGacaagaaattaataaaactcgTCAGAGAAAACCCCGTGCTGTACGATAACAACCATGTCAAATATATGGACTTTAATTCGAGGGAAGTTGCTTGGCAAAAGATCGGTGACGAGCTGAAGCGGCCag cTTCGGATTGCAAAGACAGATGGATAAATATAAGAGACGTGTACCGTCGAATCCTACGGCAGTTAACAAACAATAAAGGCAGTCGACGGAAGCAATACAAATATGAGAAAGAGATGTCATTCTTGAGGCCTTTCTACCGAGACATTGTACATATAAGCGAAGAGGACTCGGACAGAGGCAGTGACCACATGAATGATACTTGTGAAGGTCGTGATAGCTGCGAAGATTCAGATGAACCGATAAAACCAAAGCTGGAAAAAACAGAGAGAAGGCGGAAGAAAAAACGCGAAGTTATCGATATGCAAGAACAAGAATCTTCTCCAGTATTCGCGGACACGTCAGGACCAGCTGATTTCGATTCATCAGATCCAGTTGACGCATTTTTACTCAGCATTGGCGCGACTTTAAGAACGTTTTCTCCTTACCATCTGAATGTAgcgaaaagtaaaatattttctatcgTACAGGAGCATGATCTTCAGCAAATTGTTCAAAAACAACGCAGCGATACCTCGCATGGACATGATATAAAGCTATCGTCTTCAGA